A single genomic interval of Zunongwangia sp. HGR-M22 harbors:
- a CDS encoding DUF5703 domain-containing protein: MKQFFFIILSLACFILHAQIPELADYNPIWTSQSNNSSESMPVGGGDIGMNVWVEKGSIYAYFSRSGTFDEHNTFLKLGRLKLELEPNPFSTEEGFKQELKLNNGFLEFSQSSTKIKFWVDVFNPVIHMDIESSTKIEASVNYENWRYHDREVKGKANNANSYKWAPQGKIITYADSIFFHEEKILFYHRNRYSTVFDVAVKQQKMESVKDQMTNPLRNLTFGGLIHGSNFQPAGIYEGVYQDTDFKGFRLKSKKPSKNQNIQIQLYTKQTENIKNWKSALLNSVQEYKKDKNRAAKKSQDWWNAFWDRSWIYVQETNSTKKDSVFQIGQNYQLFRYMLGCNAYGEYPTKFNGGLFTYDPAYVDSTYKFTPDFRNWGGGTMTAQNQRLVYFPMLKSGDFEMMTPQFKFYQRILKNAKLRSIVYWNHKGASFTEQIENYGLPNPSEYNWNRPEDYDPGMQYNAWLEYQWDTILEFCMMILDQHYYANIDISEYITLVMSSLQFFDEHYQYLAGKRGSEKLDANGDLILYPGSAAETYKMAYNANSTIAGLRVISEKLLDLPKHYLSDIEKSYLKEFQNRIPPLNFREIADKKVIAPAKSWERVNNTEVPQLYPVFPWGIFGIGKPELDIARNTFRLDPDAKKFRSHIGWKQDNIFAARLGFTKEAARFTKMKLANSGRRFPAFWGPGFDWVPDHNWGGSGMIGLQGMLLQALNDKILLFPAWPKHWNVHFKMHAPGNVTVEAKVENGVSEIIEISSNYERNNIINLYESSEEEKSKLILDNE; the protein is encoded by the coding sequence ATGAAACAATTTTTTTTCATCATACTTTCACTGGCCTGTTTTATCCTACATGCGCAAATTCCTGAGTTAGCGGATTACAATCCTATTTGGACGTCACAAAGTAATAATAGTTCAGAATCTATGCCAGTTGGTGGTGGTGATATAGGAATGAATGTTTGGGTAGAAAAGGGATCTATATATGCGTATTTCTCGAGAAGCGGAACCTTTGATGAGCATAATACTTTTCTAAAATTAGGTCGCTTGAAATTGGAATTAGAACCAAATCCGTTTAGTACTGAAGAAGGCTTTAAACAAGAATTAAAGCTGAATAATGGTTTTTTGGAATTTAGCCAGAGTAGTACCAAAATAAAGTTCTGGGTAGATGTTTTTAATCCTGTAATTCACATGGATATTGAAAGTTCTACAAAAATTGAAGCATCGGTAAATTATGAAAACTGGCGCTATCACGATCGAGAAGTAAAAGGAAAAGCGAATAATGCCAATTCTTATAAATGGGCGCCACAAGGAAAAATCATTACATATGCAGATTCTATATTTTTTCATGAGGAAAAGATTCTTTTTTATCATCGAAATCGTTATAGTACTGTTTTTGATGTAGCTGTCAAACAGCAGAAGATGGAATCTGTCAAAGATCAGATGACGAATCCTTTAAGAAATCTCACTTTTGGCGGACTTATTCACGGTTCGAATTTCCAGCCTGCTGGAATCTACGAAGGAGTTTATCAGGATACCGATTTTAAAGGTTTTCGGCTAAAAAGTAAAAAGCCATCAAAGAATCAAAATATCCAAATTCAGCTGTATACGAAACAAACAGAAAATATTAAAAATTGGAAGTCTGCGTTGTTAAATTCTGTTCAGGAATATAAGAAAGATAAAAACCGAGCAGCAAAGAAATCGCAGGATTGGTGGAATGCATTTTGGGATCGTAGTTGGATCTACGTTCAGGAAACAAATTCAACAAAAAAAGATTCTGTATTTCAAATAGGACAGAATTATCAGTTATTTCGATATATGCTGGGATGTAATGCTTATGGGGAATATCCAACCAAATTTAATGGAGGTCTTTTTACTTACGATCCAGCTTATGTTGATTCTACGTATAAATTTACGCCAGATTTCAGGAATTGGGGTGGAGGAACTATGACTGCGCAAAATCAACGTCTGGTTTATTTTCCCATGTTGAAAAGTGGTGATTTTGAAATGATGACTCCACAATTTAAATTTTACCAGCGTATACTGAAAAATGCCAAATTACGCTCTATAGTGTACTGGAATCATAAGGGGGCGTCTTTTACTGAGCAAATTGAGAATTATGGACTACCAAATCCCTCTGAATACAATTGGAATCGCCCTGAAGATTACGATCCTGGAATGCAATACAATGCCTGGCTCGAATACCAATGGGACACTATTTTAGAATTTTGCATGATGATTCTCGATCAACATTATTATGCGAACATAGACATCTCTGAGTATATTACATTGGTGATGAGTAGTTTGCAATTTTTTGATGAGCATTATCAATATCTGGCAGGAAAACGAGGAAGTGAAAAACTGGATGCTAATGGAGATTTGATACTTTATCCAGGATCTGCAGCAGAAACTTATAAAATGGCTTATAATGCCAACTCAACAATTGCTGGTTTAAGGGTCATTTCTGAAAAACTTCTGGATTTACCGAAGCACTATTTATCTGATATTGAGAAATCATATTTAAAAGAATTCCAAAATAGAATACCGCCTCTTAATTTTCGAGAAATAGCAGATAAAAAGGTAATTGCTCCGGCCAAAAGTTGGGAACGAGTGAATAATACAGAGGTTCCACAATTATATCCTGTATTTCCGTGGGGAATCTTTGGAATTGGTAAGCCCGAATTAGATATCGCTAGAAATACTTTTAGACTTGATCCCGATGCTAAAAAATTTAGAAGTCATATTGGGTGGAAACAAGATAATATTTTCGCTGCACGATTAGGCTTTACCAAAGAGGCCGCTAGATTCACCAAAATGAAATTAGCAAATTCAGGTCGAAGATTTCCTGCATTTTGGGGACCTGGTTTTGATTGGGTTCCAGACCATAATTGGGGAGGTTCGGGAATGATCGGACTTCAGGGAATGCTTTTACAAGCATTAAATGACAAGATTTTACTTTTCCCTGCCTGGCCCAAGCACTGGAATGTTCATTTTAAAATGCACGCTCCAGGTAATGTAACAGTTGAGGCAAAGGTAGAAAATGGTGTGTCGGAAATTATAGAAATAAGTTCAAATTACGAGAGAAATAATATTATTAATCTTTACGAATCTTCAGAAGAAGAAAAAAGTAAATTAATCTTGGATAATGAATAA
- a CDS encoding sialate O-acetylesterase — MIFFKSTLIAICVFFSLQLNAQIKLPSLFSDDMILQQQAQVPIWGWGEANAEYQIFTSWDQKTYKAKSNNKGNWSVKIQTPEAGGNFKITVANDNDTKSIENVTIGEVWLCSGQSNMEMPLKGFPGQPVDGGNDAIVTSRNKNIRLITIPRNSKIEPIKDFEGGWVEASPKNVSNFSATAWYFGCLLNKVLEVPVGLIHVSYGGSNVEAWMSQQMLKDFDSIHIPEKTEDIGEPNRTATALYNGMLSPVIGYGIKGTIWYQGESNYDRPFQYQNLFPKMVNDWRNEWNQGDFPFYFAQIAPFDYSVFTPDTIVEKNNSAYLREAQLKAAKIIPNSGIAILTDVGEKDNIHPAQKEKGGKRLAYLALAKTYCLEGFEYESPEFNALEVKEKSVIVSFKNVPNGITSRGRKVTGFEIAGEDQKFYRADAEVRRKSVVLTSSQVKEPIAVRYLFKDFVEAQLWSTGGLPISSFRTDEW; from the coding sequence ATGATTTTTTTCAAATCCACATTAATTGCTATTTGCGTATTTTTTAGTCTTCAACTAAATGCGCAGATTAAATTACCTTCTTTATTTTCAGATGATATGATTCTTCAGCAGCAAGCCCAAGTTCCGATTTGGGGATGGGGTGAGGCAAACGCGGAATATCAAATATTTACATCCTGGGACCAAAAGACTTATAAAGCTAAAAGTAACAACAAGGGGAATTGGAGTGTAAAGATTCAAACTCCAGAGGCAGGCGGAAATTTTAAAATTACCGTAGCGAATGATAATGATACGAAATCAATCGAAAATGTTACCATTGGGGAAGTTTGGTTATGTTCTGGACAGTCTAATATGGAAATGCCTTTAAAAGGTTTTCCCGGGCAGCCAGTGGATGGTGGTAATGATGCTATTGTTACTTCCAGAAATAAAAATATAAGACTTATTACTATTCCACGAAATTCTAAAATTGAACCAATAAAAGATTTTGAGGGTGGCTGGGTTGAAGCTTCTCCAAAAAATGTTTCAAATTTTAGTGCTACAGCCTGGTATTTTGGATGTTTGCTCAACAAGGTTCTGGAAGTCCCCGTAGGGCTTATTCATGTCTCTTATGGAGGATCTAATGTAGAAGCATGGATGAGCCAGCAAATGCTAAAGGATTTTGATAGTATACATATTCCAGAAAAAACGGAAGATATTGGTGAGCCTAATAGAACAGCAACTGCATTATATAATGGGATGTTATCTCCCGTGATAGGTTACGGAATTAAAGGGACTATATGGTATCAAGGAGAGTCCAATTACGATCGTCCTTTTCAATATCAAAACCTATTTCCAAAAATGGTAAATGATTGGAGAAATGAATGGAACCAAGGAGATTTTCCTTTCTATTTTGCGCAGATTGCTCCATTTGATTATAGTGTATTCACACCAGATACTATTGTTGAAAAAAATAATTCTGCTTATTTAAGGGAAGCTCAATTAAAGGCTGCTAAAATAATTCCAAACTCTGGAATTGCGATTCTTACCGATGTGGGGGAGAAGGATAATATCCATCCTGCACAAAAAGAAAAAGGAGGGAAAAGACTGGCCTATCTTGCCCTAGCTAAAACCTATTGTTTAGAAGGGTTTGAGTATGAAAGTCCTGAATTTAACGCTTTAGAGGTTAAAGAAAAAAGTGTTATTGTGTCTTTTAAGAATGTTCCTAATGGAATTACGTCTAGAGGAAGAAAGGTTACTGGTTTTGAGATTGCCGGGGAAGATCAAAAATTTTATAGAGCTGATGCTGAGGTTCGACGAAAATCAGTAGTACTTACCTCTTCGCAAGTAAAGGAACCTATCGCTGTGCGATATTTATTTAAGGATTTTGTTGAAGCCCAATTATGGAGCACTGGAGGCTTGCCTATTTCTTCTTTTAGAACTGATGAATGGTAA
- a CDS encoding pectate lyase family protein, with protein sequence MSLNMACEAQTSLDKKDFRTLKVDLDFDGRRLKEVNDPLYKSWVIGEEKKLTKSFDETSITFEGDLKSGWYKAGIQAPNYAQLVSDGLVAKGSLTMTISGLRKGKHTLLTFHNTFDSPEATTFAPISIFVNNEKVKTVKPSNRTDATVNSAMAYIKFEVEDDKAVTINFEVDSNSDIENDILVLNGFELDGQNMMNQARSPFPENSDEHVVIDDHLNLKWKSPSGINSHRLYFGTNQDNIIEASEDSEEFQGDFTDNNFEVSDLYSMQTYYWRVDEIDENGDLTRGEVWSFKPAKLAFPGAQGYGRFAIGGRGGKVVEVTNLNDEGEGSLRYAVEEINGPRTIVFNVSGNIELKSRLVISDKYVTVAGQTAPGKGITMSRAPIGLTGDDGILRFLRVRIGAGRTYDGMGLTGANHSIIDHSSISWTIDESFSSRGAHNITLQRTLISEALNIADHGKYEGGKMHGYAATIGGDIGSFHHNLLAHNYGRNWSLGGGLTGNGYYAGRLDIRNNVVYNWGHRTTDGGAHEVNFVNNYYKPGPSTDLFFALTMDHEGVGLGSQKAYFKGNVMPGTFGLENQEKGRRSKISNDEIVDYETFVDEPFFPSYVETQPATLAYKIVLSDVGSNLPLDNHDKRIIQETIDSTYKYKGSISGLAGMIDTEEDAGGWEEYPEETRPADWDTDHDGLPNWWEKAKGLNVNSAKGDFSEANSDSNKDGFTELENYLNWLAEPHYIGEAEKKIDISAKDLFKGFVKSPKYSLIEGSAKIKNDIISFSSKEKGFHVLRVKVTDADGDSMTRKINILIQ encoded by the coding sequence ATGAGTCTGAATATGGCATGTGAAGCACAAACTTCACTAGATAAAAAAGACTTTCGAACTTTAAAAGTAGATTTAGATTTTGATGGAAGGAGACTCAAAGAAGTTAATGATCCTTTATATAAATCATGGGTTATTGGAGAAGAAAAAAAGTTAACAAAATCCTTCGATGAAACCAGCATTACTTTCGAAGGAGATCTTAAGTCAGGTTGGTATAAAGCTGGTATACAAGCTCCTAATTATGCACAGCTGGTAAGCGATGGATTAGTGGCTAAAGGATCTTTAACCATGACTATCTCTGGTCTTAGAAAAGGAAAACACACATTACTTACTTTTCATAATACTTTCGATAGTCCGGAGGCAACAACTTTTGCTCCGATTAGCATATTTGTCAATAACGAAAAAGTAAAAACGGTGAAACCATCAAATAGGACTGATGCTACTGTTAATTCAGCCATGGCTTATATAAAATTTGAAGTTGAGGATGATAAAGCAGTTACCATAAATTTCGAGGTTGATAGTAATAGTGATATTGAAAACGATATTTTAGTTCTGAATGGATTTGAACTGGATGGTCAAAATATGATGAATCAGGCTCGAAGCCCATTTCCGGAAAACTCTGACGAGCACGTTGTCATTGATGACCATTTAAATTTAAAGTGGAAATCTCCTAGCGGCATCAACAGTCATAGATTATATTTCGGTACTAATCAAGATAATATTATAGAGGCGTCCGAAGATTCTGAAGAATTTCAAGGTGATTTCACCGATAATAATTTTGAAGTATCCGATCTGTATTCTATGCAAACATATTATTGGAGGGTAGATGAAATCGATGAAAATGGAGATTTAACTCGAGGTGAAGTTTGGTCCTTCAAACCTGCAAAATTAGCTTTTCCAGGAGCCCAGGGTTACGGGCGATTTGCAATAGGAGGTCGTGGAGGAAAAGTTGTTGAAGTTACTAATCTAAATGATGAAGGTGAAGGTAGTTTAAGATATGCCGTAGAAGAAATTAATGGTCCCAGAACTATTGTTTTTAATGTTTCTGGTAATATCGAATTAAAATCACGTTTGGTGATTAGCGATAAATATGTAACCGTTGCAGGGCAAACTGCCCCGGGTAAAGGAATTACAATGTCCAGAGCTCCAATAGGCTTAACAGGGGATGATGGTATTCTGCGATTTTTGCGGGTTAGAATTGGAGCGGGAAGAACCTATGATGGTATGGGGTTAACCGGTGCAAATCATAGCATTATTGATCATAGTTCAATTAGTTGGACTATAGACGAGTCTTTTAGTTCGAGAGGAGCACATAATATTACATTACAGCGTACTTTGATCTCTGAAGCTTTAAATATTGCTGATCATGGAAAATATGAAGGAGGCAAAATGCATGGATATGCGGCAACTATTGGTGGTGATATTGGAAGCTTTCATCATAATCTTCTGGCTCATAATTATGGAAGAAATTGGAGTTTAGGTGGCGGATTAACGGGAAATGGATATTATGCGGGTCGGCTAGACATTCGAAACAATGTGGTTTACAACTGGGGACATAGAACCACCGATGGTGGTGCGCATGAAGTTAATTTCGTAAATAATTATTATAAACCGGGACCTTCAACAGATTTATTTTTCGCTTTAACCATGGATCATGAAGGAGTAGGATTGGGTTCTCAAAAGGCATATTTTAAAGGTAATGTGATGCCTGGAACATTCGGACTGGAGAATCAGGAAAAAGGAAGACGCTCAAAAATTTCAAATGATGAAATTGTAGACTATGAAACGTTTGTTGATGAGCCATTTTTTCCATCCTATGTAGAAACACAACCCGCTACTTTGGCGTATAAAATCGTATTATCTGATGTTGGATCTAATTTACCTTTAGATAATCATGATAAAAGAATTATTCAGGAAACTATAGATAGTACTTATAAATATAAGGGTAGTATTAGCGGACTTGCCGGTATGATCGATACAGAAGAAGACGCCGGTGGATGGGAAGAATATCCCGAAGAAACTAGACCTGCCGATTGGGATACAGATCACGACGGTCTACCAAACTGGTGGGAAAAGGCGAAAGGCTTAAATGTAAATTCAGCTAAAGGAGATTTTAGTGAAGCGAATTCAGATAGCAATAAAGACGGATTTACCGAACTTGAAAATTATCTTAATTGGCTTGCTGAACCGCATTATATTGGTGAAGCCGAAAAGAAAATAGATATTTCTGCAAAAGATCTATTTAAGGGCTTTGTAAAGTCACCTAAATATTCTTTGATTGAAGGTTCGGCAAAAATCAAGAATGATATAATCTCGTTTTCTAGTAAAGAAAAAGGATTTCATGTGTTGCGGGTCAAGGTTACCGATGCTGATGGAGATTCGATGACTAGAAAGATTAATATTTTAATCCAATAA